One genomic window of Fibrobacter succinogenes includes the following:
- a CDS encoding HU family DNA-binding protein, with protein MANITKQSLIQEIAKSTGFVRNDIKIVVEQFLDLLGEKLIEGNTIEIRGFGTFACKPRKARPARNPRTGETVLIDERLVPTFKFSNDIKDKINSLEGILGEATVQPELETENEIAQINSDFDSI; from the coding sequence GTGGCTAATATAACTAAACAATCCCTTATTCAAGAAATCGCTAAATCCACCGGATTTGTGCGCAATGATATTAAAATTGTCGTCGAACAGTTCCTCGATTTGCTTGGCGAGAAGCTTATCGAAGGCAATACTATTGAAATTCGCGGTTTTGGCACGTTCGCCTGCAAGCCCCGCAAGGCTCGACCGGCACGTAACCCCCGCACAGGCGAAACAGTCCTCATCGACGAACGCTTGGTCCCGACCTTCAAGTTCAGCAACGACATTAAGGACAAGATCAATTCGCTCGAAGGCATTCTCGGCGAAGCCACCGTGCAACCCGAACTTGAAACCGAAAACGAAATCGCACAAATCAACAGTGATTTCGATTCCATCTAA